One part of the Anaeromyxobacter sp. Fw109-5 genome encodes these proteins:
- the sufU gene encoding Fe-S cluster assembly sulfur transfer protein SufU produces MSELTDLYQEVVLDHGKRPRNYGPLEGATHRAEGLNPLCGDRITVAARLEGGVVRDVRFEGSGCAISKASASVMTGVAKGRTPAEIDAVFERFHRLVTEGPGAVDAGQLGKLAVFGGVHEYPTRVKCASLAWHALRQALRGGGEAVSTE; encoded by the coding sequence ATGTCGGAGCTGACCGATCTGTACCAGGAGGTGGTGCTCGACCACGGGAAGCGGCCCCGCAACTACGGGCCGCTCGAGGGGGCGACGCACCGCGCCGAGGGGCTGAACCCGCTCTGCGGCGACCGGATCACGGTCGCGGCCCGCCTCGAGGGCGGCGTCGTGCGCGACGTGCGGTTCGAGGGGAGCGGCTGCGCCATCTCGAAGGCGTCCGCGTCGGTCATGACCGGGGTCGCGAAGGGCAGGACGCCCGCCGAGATCGACGCGGTGTTCGAGCGGTTCCACCGCCTCGTCACGGAGGGACCGGGCGCCGTGGACGCCGGCCAGCTCGGCAAGCTCGCGGTGTTCGGCGGCGTCCACGAGTACCCGACCCGCGTGAAGTGCGCGAGCCTCGCCTGGCACGCGCTGCGCCAGGCGTTGCGCGGCGGCGGCGAGGCGGTGTCGACGGAGTAG
- the sufT gene encoding putative Fe-S cluster assembly protein SufT, translating into MSFPRTPTSTLRDVPAVRIPDGDRVLLPTGTWLMVQQALGGQFTAMTEMGGLVRIDGKDADALGPELEAEARRFADERAAAVEGPFHEEKVWDALRTVYDPEIPASIVELGLVYGLAAEPVEGGHEVHVKMTLTAPGCGIGPVLVDDVRRAVLGVAGVKDVDVELVFDPPWDPSRMSDAARLHLGML; encoded by the coding sequence ATGTCCTTCCCCCGCACCCCCACCTCCACCCTGCGCGACGTCCCGGCCGTCCGGATCCCGGACGGCGATCGCGTCCTGCTGCCCACCGGCACGTGGCTGATGGTGCAGCAGGCGCTGGGCGGCCAGTTCACCGCCATGACCGAGATGGGCGGGCTCGTCCGCATCGACGGCAAGGACGCCGACGCCCTCGGCCCCGAGCTCGAGGCGGAGGCCCGGCGGTTCGCGGACGAGCGCGCCGCCGCCGTGGAGGGGCCGTTCCACGAGGAGAAGGTCTGGGACGCGCTCCGGACGGTCTACGACCCGGAGATCCCGGCCAGCATCGTCGAGCTCGGGCTCGTCTACGGGCTGGCCGCCGAGCCGGTCGAGGGCGGGCACGAGGTGCACGTGAAGATGACGCTCACCGCGCCCGGCTGCGGCATCGGGCCGGTGCTGGTGGACGACGTGCGCCGCGCGGTCCTCGGCGTCGCGGGGGTGAAGGACGTGGACGTGGAGCTCGTCTTCGACCCGCCGTGGGATCCGTCGCGGATGAGCGACGCCGCGCGGCTGCACCTCGGCATGTTGTAG
- a CDS encoding FHA domain-containing protein gives MSLDETRVGASPQATGRARTANASLLVIHAADEAEKGRTFRLGEEDATLGRDEGSTVVVASDQASRRHARIFVSGGAHVLVDLDSTNGTFLNSKLVQEQTLRHGDVIRIASTVLKYVVES, from the coding sequence ATGAGCCTCGACGAGACCCGCGTCGGCGCCTCGCCCCAGGCGACCGGCCGCGCGCGCACCGCGAACGCCTCGCTGCTCGTGATCCACGCCGCCGACGAGGCGGAGAAGGGGCGCACCTTCCGCCTGGGCGAAGAGGACGCGACCCTCGGCCGGGACGAGGGGAGCACCGTGGTGGTGGCGTCGGACCAGGCGTCCCGCCGGCACGCCCGCATCTTCGTCTCGGGCGGCGCGCACGTGCTCGTCGACCTCGACTCGACGAACGGGACGTTCCTCAACTCGAAGCTCGTGCAGGAGCAGACGCTCCGTCACGGCGACGTCATCCGCATCGCCTCGACGGTGCTGAAGTACGTGGTCGAGAGCTGA
- a CDS encoding DUF4142 domain-containing protein encodes MNNRWRGAAIVAALLLGAPAYGQSAGSQMGTGGQRSPGDDAARSTTGNQGSGQGSDRAPSGSDGSTSSPHSSPQTGSSASGARETGTGSATAPSPSGSQSQLKGDLEERIQELHASNQGEVQIAELGAQNAQSPEVKQYAERLKEDHQKNDEQLQQLAQTMGVNLQGEKFQKKQKQAQEHLSDLQQKQGKEFDKEFMSHMVKDHKKDVKEVEKAAKEARKQNQTELASFLETTHSGLQGHLQEAQRIEKSLKGSGSRAGEMGTGSGGPSGATSPGGGTGSSGAGTGGSSPGSGSGTGR; translated from the coding sequence ATGAACAATCGGTGGAGAGGAGCGGCCATCGTCGCCGCGCTGCTGCTGGGCGCCCCCGCGTACGGGCAGAGCGCCGGCTCGCAGATGGGCACCGGCGGCCAGCGGTCGCCGGGGGACGACGCGGCCCGCAGCACGACGGGCAATCAGGGGTCGGGACAGGGGAGCGACCGCGCTCCGTCCGGCAGCGACGGCTCCACGAGCAGCCCGCACAGCAGCCCGCAGACCGGCAGCAGCGCCAGCGGCGCGCGCGAGACCGGCACGGGTTCGGCGACCGCGCCGTCCCCGAGCGGCTCGCAGAGCCAGCTGAAGGGCGATCTCGAGGAGCGGATCCAGGAGCTCCACGCGTCGAACCAGGGCGAGGTGCAGATCGCCGAGCTCGGCGCCCAGAACGCGCAGTCTCCCGAGGTCAAGCAGTACGCGGAGAGGCTCAAGGAAGATCACCAGAAGAACGACGAGCAGCTCCAGCAGCTCGCCCAGACCATGGGCGTGAACCTCCAGGGCGAGAAGTTCCAGAAGAAGCAGAAGCAAGCCCAGGAGCACCTGTCGGACCTCCAGCAGAAGCAGGGCAAGGAGTTCGACAAGGAGTTCATGAGCCACATGGTGAAGGACCACAAGAAGGACGTGAAGGAGGTCGAGAAGGCGGCGAAGGAGGCGCGCAAGCAGAACCAGACGGAGCTCGCGTCCTTCCTCGAGACGACCCACAGCGGTCTGCAGGGGCACCTGCAGGAGGCGCAGCGGATCGAGAAGTCGCTGAAGGGGAGCGGCTCGCGCGCGGGTGAGATGGGGACCGGCAGCGGCGGGCCGTCCGGCGCGACGTCACCTGGGGGCGGCACTGGCTCCAGCGGCGCCGGCACCGGTGGCTCCAGCCCGGGCTCGGGTAGCGGCACGGGTCGGTAG
- a CDS encoding carboxypeptidase regulatory-like domain-containing protein, translating to MPVRRRAPLALLLVLAAGLAALVAWWATRSPQRASLAVAEAPGTKNAPEPRHTPPPPPSRLPLRVPANPAAPDDASAPGPALFEGRVVSTAGGHGVPGADLTFSRGGAAASVRADPDGAFRFEPPAEGRWLLAAVVAPGFLPFAPEWGHSPVQLDARGGRPVRGIEIHLAPATPIVGRVVDADGTAIAGAEVRLSGAAAEAALVPIADRFTTDASGEFRFAAPEGAVLEARKEGFLPGRAALGWLALLNGRVTIALGPAHRALGEPAPIAGRVVAKGGEPVAGALVTAAGGGPFGGDGAPAAQAVTDVEGRFTLAELGRGRYTVTARAEGRAPATARRVRPGTRDLLLELGEGGRLRGCVRDASSGRPVAPFTIVVLERRGPLRLVPQASRSVIDPSGCYALDELRPGPAAVIVSAPGYAPTRELAVEVPVPDGEGVADAALEPGGRVAGVVRDEATGAPLAGARISVEGALEGAASTFPVLSEAITDREGRFTLAGLPRRASLFFAAAGHHARIVGVDAPPGDGAPPLEVRLRPVAEGEEPRVDLAGIGLVLAAHDEGLRIGQVVAGGGAAEAGLARGDVVLRVEGRPVTELGFSGAVNAIRGPEGTAVLLTVRRGDATFDVRVPRRIVRG from the coding sequence ATGCCGGTCCGCCGCCGTGCGCCCCTCGCCCTGCTCCTCGTCCTCGCCGCCGGGCTCGCCGCGCTCGTCGCCTGGTGGGCGACGCGTTCGCCGCAGCGCGCGAGCCTCGCGGTCGCGGAGGCGCCAGGGACAAAGAACGCACCCGAGCCGCGCCACACCCCGCCGCCCCCGCCGTCGCGCCTGCCCCTCCGCGTCCCAGCGAACCCTGCCGCGCCCGACGACGCCTCGGCTCCCGGCCCCGCGCTGTTCGAGGGCCGCGTCGTCTCGACCGCCGGGGGCCACGGCGTCCCCGGCGCGGACCTCACCTTCTCGCGCGGCGGCGCGGCGGCCTCGGTGCGGGCCGACCCCGACGGCGCGTTCCGCTTCGAGCCGCCCGCGGAGGGGCGCTGGCTGCTCGCGGCGGTGGTGGCGCCCGGGTTCCTGCCCTTCGCGCCGGAGTGGGGCCACAGCCCGGTGCAGCTCGACGCGCGCGGCGGCCGGCCGGTGCGCGGCATCGAGATCCACCTCGCGCCGGCGACGCCCATCGTGGGACGGGTGGTCGATGCGGACGGGACGGCCATCGCGGGCGCGGAGGTGCGGCTCTCCGGCGCCGCCGCGGAGGCCGCGCTCGTCCCGATCGCCGATCGCTTCACGACCGACGCGTCCGGCGAGTTCCGCTTCGCCGCGCCGGAGGGTGCGGTGCTCGAGGCGCGCAAGGAGGGGTTCCTCCCCGGCCGCGCCGCGCTGGGCTGGCTCGCGCTGCTCAACGGCCGGGTGACCATCGCCCTCGGCCCGGCGCACCGCGCGCTCGGCGAGCCCGCGCCGATCGCGGGGCGGGTCGTCGCGAAGGGGGGCGAGCCGGTCGCCGGCGCGCTCGTCACGGCCGCGGGCGGGGGACCGTTCGGCGGAGACGGCGCGCCCGCGGCGCAGGCGGTCACCGACGTGGAGGGCCGCTTCACGCTCGCGGAGCTCGGCCGCGGGCGCTACACCGTGACGGCCCGCGCGGAGGGACGCGCTCCCGCCACGGCGCGGCGCGTCCGGCCCGGCACGCGGGACCTCCTGCTCGAGCTGGGCGAGGGCGGGCGGCTGCGCGGCTGCGTTCGAGACGCCTCCAGCGGACGGCCCGTCGCGCCTTTCACCATCGTCGTCCTCGAGCGCCGCGGCCCGCTCCGGCTCGTCCCTCAGGCGAGCCGCTCGGTCATCGATCCCTCCGGCTGCTACGCGCTCGACGAGCTGCGCCCGGGTCCGGCCGCCGTGATCGTCTCCGCCCCGGGGTACGCGCCCACGCGCGAGCTCGCGGTCGAGGTGCCCGTGCCGGACGGGGAGGGCGTCGCGGACGCCGCGCTCGAGCCGGGCGGGCGCGTCGCGGGGGTCGTGCGCGACGAGGCGACCGGCGCGCCGCTCGCGGGTGCGCGGATCTCGGTGGAGGGCGCGCTCGAGGGCGCCGCCTCGACCTTCCCCGTCCTCTCCGAGGCGATCACCGACCGCGAAGGCCGCTTCACGCTCGCGGGCCTGCCGAGGCGCGCGTCGCTCTTCTTCGCGGCGGCCGGGCACCACGCCCGGATCGTCGGCGTGGACGCGCCGCCGGGCGATGGCGCGCCGCCGCTCGAGGTGCGGCTTCGCCCGGTCGCGGAGGGCGAGGAGCCGCGCGTCGACCTCGCCGGGATCGGGCTCGTGCTCGCAGCGCACGACGAGGGCCTCCGGATCGGGCAGGTCGTGGCCGGCGGCGGCGCCGCCGAGGCGGGGCTCGCGCGCGGTGACGTCGTCCTGCGCGTGGAGGGCCGGCCGGTGACGGAGCTCGGCTTCTCTGGCGCGGTGAACGCCATCCGCGGGCCGGAGGGCACCGCCGTGCTGCTCACGGTGCGCCGGGGAGACGCGACGTTCGACGTCCGCGTGCCGCGCAGGATCGTCCGCGGCTGA
- a CDS encoding S1C family serine protease, giving the protein MIPIAELSSGLAELVARASPGVVGVEHRRGLGSGVVLAPDGWILTNAHVAGGPGPLRVRLSGARTVKGELAGSDARTDLAVVRADARDLPALTLAERRLRVGELVLAIGNPLGFERSVTSGVVSALHRNLPAARGEVLEGLVQTDAAVNPGNSGGPLVDAHGAVVGITTAMLPWAHGIGFAIPAHTASWIASVLIREGTVRRPFLGISARGEDLEPAEALAAGHGRAVRIMEVMSGSPAEAAGLRAGDLVVGAAQGPVETLDDLVRATVLGGQRPLQVDVLREAALRTFAIRPRPPAADVAAA; this is encoded by the coding sequence GTGATCCCGATCGCGGAGCTGTCGAGCGGGCTCGCCGAGCTCGTGGCGCGCGCCTCGCCCGGCGTGGTGGGGGTGGAGCACCGGCGGGGCCTCGGCTCGGGCGTGGTGCTGGCCCCGGACGGCTGGATCCTGACGAACGCGCACGTGGCCGGTGGCCCCGGGCCGCTGCGGGTCCGGCTCTCCGGAGCGCGCACCGTGAAGGGAGAGCTCGCCGGCTCGGACGCGCGCACCGACCTCGCGGTGGTCCGCGCGGACGCGCGCGACCTTCCGGCGCTCACGCTCGCCGAGCGCCGCCTGCGGGTCGGCGAGCTCGTGCTCGCCATCGGGAACCCGCTCGGCTTCGAGCGCTCGGTCACGAGCGGCGTCGTCTCGGCGCTGCACCGCAACCTCCCCGCAGCGCGCGGGGAGGTGCTGGAGGGGCTCGTCCAGACGGATGCCGCCGTGAACCCCGGCAACTCCGGCGGGCCGCTCGTCGACGCGCACGGCGCCGTGGTCGGGATCACCACGGCGATGCTCCCCTGGGCGCACGGCATCGGCTTCGCCATCCCGGCGCACACCGCGAGCTGGATCGCCTCGGTGCTCATCCGCGAGGGCACGGTCCGCCGGCCCTTCCTGGGCATCTCGGCGCGCGGCGAGGACCTCGAGCCGGCCGAGGCGCTGGCGGCGGGGCACGGTCGCGCGGTGCGCATCATGGAGGTGATGTCCGGCTCGCCCGCCGAGGCGGCAGGGCTCCGCGCGGGAGACCTCGTGGTCGGCGCCGCGCAAGGGCCCGTGGAGACCCTGGACGATCTCGTGAGGGCGACGGTGCTCGGCGGCCAGCGGCCACTCCAGGTGGACGTGCTGCGCGAGGCAGCGCTGCGGACGTTCGCGATCCGCCCGCGGCCGCCCGCGGCGGACGTGGCGGCGGCGTAG
- a CDS encoding S1C family serine protease produces MEPVTLSALSDELSALVRAAEAHVVRVEGRRGRAASGVAWSADGIVVTAHHVLDRDEEIDVGLPSGERAVAAVVGRDPTTDVAALRVRGAGLSPAAWSDAALAPGALVVGVTRPGKSPRAELAVLARAAGEYRGGRGGRVDRFLETTLPLHPGVSGGLAVSAKGAPLGLLSSGLVRGSAMILPPETLRRVVKSLLAHGEVRRGYLGLATLPVSLPAPLRAATGEHVALLVTRVEPESPAARAGILLGDALLSFGGDTLQDPSELLALLAEDRIGDAVPMKVLRAGEVRDVTVTVGARGHGRAA; encoded by the coding sequence ATGGAACCCGTCACCCTGTCCGCCCTCTCCGACGAGCTCTCCGCGCTCGTCCGCGCCGCGGAGGCGCACGTCGTCCGCGTCGAGGGGCGCCGCGGCCGCGCCGCGAGCGGAGTGGCCTGGTCCGCCGACGGGATCGTCGTCACCGCCCACCACGTCCTCGACCGCGACGAGGAGATCGACGTCGGCCTGCCGTCCGGCGAGAGGGCCGTCGCCGCGGTGGTCGGGCGCGACCCGACCACCGACGTGGCGGCGCTGCGCGTGCGGGGCGCCGGGCTCTCGCCCGCCGCATGGTCGGACGCGGCGCTCGCGCCGGGCGCGCTGGTCGTGGGCGTCACGCGGCCGGGCAAGAGCCCCAGGGCGGAGCTCGCCGTCCTGGCCCGTGCGGCGGGCGAGTATCGCGGCGGACGCGGGGGCCGGGTGGACCGCTTCCTGGAGACCACGCTCCCGCTCCACCCCGGCGTCTCGGGCGGACTCGCCGTGTCCGCGAAGGGGGCGCCGCTCGGCCTCCTCTCCTCGGGGCTCGTGCGCGGCAGCGCGATGATCCTCCCGCCGGAGACGCTTCGACGTGTGGTGAAGTCGCTCCTCGCCCACGGCGAGGTGCGCCGCGGCTACCTGGGCCTCGCCACCCTGCCCGTCTCGCTCCCGGCTCCGCTCCGCGCGGCGACGGGCGAGCACGTCGCGCTCCTCGTCACGCGGGTCGAGCCGGAGAGCCCCGCGGCGCGCGCCGGGATCCTCCTCGGGGACGCGCTGCTCTCGTTCGGCGGCGACACCCTCCAGGATCCGTCCGAGCTCCTGGCGCTCCTCGCCGAGGATCGCATCGGCGACGCCGTGCCGATGAAGGTGCTGCGCGCCGGCGAGGTGCGCGACGTGACGGTCACGGTCGGCGCGCGCGGGCACGGGAGGGCGGCGTGA
- a CDS encoding response regulator transcription factor, protein MGPLRVLLVGDDPLARAGLAALLANRAELTLAGEADPEEASASVAATGPDVVLWDLGVAGGTPEAPAGAESVPILALASDEPHAAEALRSGARGVLLRGAAPDALAAAVVAVARGLAVLEAPLAGEWLRPPDAPLAAEGLTRREREVLALLAEGLANKAIAARLGISEHTAKFHVNAILGKLGVESRAEAIVRAARLGLVAL, encoded by the coding sequence ATGGGGCCCCTCCGCGTCCTCCTCGTCGGCGACGATCCGCTGGCCCGTGCCGGGCTCGCGGCCCTCCTCGCGAACCGCGCGGAGCTGACGCTCGCGGGAGAGGCGGATCCGGAAGAGGCCTCCGCCTCCGTGGCGGCGACCGGGCCGGACGTGGTGCTGTGGGATCTGGGCGTCGCGGGCGGAACACCGGAGGCGCCGGCCGGCGCGGAGAGCGTCCCGATCCTCGCCCTGGCGTCCGACGAGCCGCACGCGGCCGAGGCGCTCCGCTCGGGCGCGCGCGGCGTGCTCCTCCGCGGCGCGGCGCCTGACGCGCTCGCGGCCGCGGTCGTCGCGGTCGCCCGCGGGCTCGCCGTCCTCGAGGCGCCGCTCGCGGGCGAGTGGCTTCGCCCGCCGGACGCGCCCCTCGCCGCCGAGGGGCTCACGCGGCGCGAGCGCGAGGTGCTCGCGCTCCTCGCCGAGGGGCTCGCGAACAAGGCGATCGCCGCGCGGCTCGGGATCTCCGAGCACACCGCCAAGTTCCACGTGAACGCGATCCTCGGGAAGCTGGGCGTCGAGAGTCGCGCCGAGGCGATCGTCCGCGCGGCGCGGCTCGGGCTCGTGGCGCTGTAG
- a CDS encoding pyridoxamine 5'-phosphate oxidase family protein, protein MAEDPREAAERKAQARVEEMGGAEAARALLRAEKAAVLTTLSQRRPGWPSASLVPYALGESGEPILLLSAIAQHTRNLEADPRACVFVHDAAAAAKDARTAPRLAVYGTVSVIEGAAEADAKAAYLARHPDARGLLGLDFKLYRLAVEEAQWVGGFAAAGWLTPADLLGPGA, encoded by the coding sequence ATGGCCGAGGATCCGAGGGAAGCGGCGGAGCGCAAGGCGCAGGCGCGGGTCGAGGAGATGGGCGGCGCGGAGGCGGCGCGGGCGCTCCTGCGGGCGGAGAAGGCGGCGGTGCTCACGACGCTCTCGCAGCGGAGGCCGGGCTGGCCGTCCGCCTCGCTCGTGCCTTACGCGCTCGGCGAGAGCGGCGAGCCCATCCTGCTCCTCTCCGCCATCGCGCAGCACACGCGCAACCTGGAGGCGGATCCGCGCGCGTGCGTGTTCGTGCACGACGCGGCGGCCGCGGCGAAGGACGCCCGCACCGCCCCGCGGCTCGCGGTCTACGGCACGGTGTCGGTGATCGAGGGCGCCGCCGAGGCGGACGCGAAGGCGGCGTACCTCGCGCGCCATCCGGACGCGCGCGGCCTGCTCGGCCTCGACTTCAAGCTCTATCGCCTCGCCGTGGAGGAGGCGCAGTGGGTGGGCGGCTTCGCCGCCGCCGGCTGGCTCACCCCGGCCGATCTCCTCGGGCCTGGCGCCTGA
- a CDS encoding translation initiation factor, with translation MGKRARDEDRPAAPEGPFNAAFARLRERLPEGGPPQDEATPGPAAVAAPVPAKGPARAVVRLERKGRGGKEATVVEKLELAPATLRAWADELKRALGCGGAVEGDAIALQGDQRERARRWLEAKGVRKVVAG, from the coding sequence ATGGGCAAGAGAGCTCGGGACGAAGACCGGCCCGCGGCGCCGGAAGGGCCGTTCAACGCGGCGTTCGCGCGGCTGAGGGAGCGGCTGCCGGAGGGTGGGCCGCCGCAGGACGAGGCGACCCCGGGGCCCGCGGCGGTCGCTGCGCCGGTCCCGGCGAAGGGACCGGCGCGCGCGGTGGTGCGCCTCGAGCGCAAGGGGCGCGGCGGCAAGGAGGCCACCGTCGTCGAGAAGCTCGAGCTCGCCCCCGCGACGCTGCGCGCCTGGGCGGACGAGCTGAAGCGCGCCCTCGGCTGCGGCGGCGCCGTCGAGGGGGACGCCATCGCGCTGCAGGGTGACCAGCGCGAGCGCGCCCGGCGATGGCTCGAGGCGAAGGGGGTACGGAAGGTCGTCGCCGGGTAG
- a CDS encoding TfuA domain-containing protein, producing MTRARRDDLVVFLGPSLPPAEARRLAPCRVLPPARAGDVLAVLPARPLAIALVDGLFDTTPSVWHHELLAALDAGVAVFGGASMGALRAAELERHGVVGVGAIFRAYRDGALEDDSEVALLHGDAAHGFRPLTVPLVAVRAAAEAARAGRLLRPGEARAVVAGAEAIHYTERTWPRVLEAAALGDGARARLEAFLPRAADPKAADARACVEAAGAFVRARRAGAPALPGPGFPVPSHVRRARLERATAILPGGRELASGEVLRALARRRDAGALAADGLRRLVVAGLARSLGLAPAAGEAEAALAAWLARASVPASRREAFLAACGLDAGAARRLGEELALEARLLDGAARMVPDGPSWEEGLALAARLSGAWIEEALAAGERGGSRWARELGTKTGPRRRKGRSTRRSRG from the coding sequence GTGACCCGCGCCCGCAGGGACGACCTCGTCGTCTTCCTCGGCCCGTCCCTCCCTCCGGCCGAGGCCCGGCGGCTCGCGCCGTGCCGCGTGCTCCCGCCCGCGCGGGCGGGCGACGTCCTCGCCGTGCTCCCGGCCCGCCCGCTCGCCATCGCGCTCGTCGACGGCCTCTTCGACACGACCCCGTCCGTCTGGCACCACGAGCTGCTCGCCGCGCTCGACGCGGGCGTGGCGGTCTTCGGGGGCGCCAGCATGGGGGCGCTCCGCGCGGCGGAGCTGGAGCGCCACGGGGTGGTGGGAGTGGGCGCGATCTTCCGCGCCTATCGCGACGGAGCGCTCGAGGACGACTCCGAGGTGGCCCTCCTCCACGGGGACGCCGCGCACGGCTTCCGGCCCCTCACCGTGCCGCTCGTGGCGGTGCGCGCCGCCGCGGAGGCGGCCCGCGCCGGGCGGCTGCTGCGCCCGGGCGAGGCGCGCGCCGTCGTCGCGGGGGCGGAGGCGATCCACTACACGGAGCGGACCTGGCCCCGGGTGCTCGAGGCGGCCGCGCTCGGAGACGGCGCGCGCGCGCGGCTCGAGGCCTTCCTGCCGCGAGCGGCGGATCCGAAGGCCGCGGACGCGCGCGCCTGCGTCGAGGCGGCCGGCGCGTTCGTCCGGGCGCGCCGCGCGGGCGCCCCGGCGCTCCCCGGCCCAGGCTTCCCCGTGCCGTCGCACGTGCGCCGCGCGCGGCTCGAGCGCGCCACGGCGATCCTGCCCGGCGGGCGCGAGCTCGCCTCGGGCGAGGTGCTGCGCGCGCTCGCGCGCCGGCGCGACGCGGGGGCGCTCGCGGCCGACGGCCTGCGGCGCCTCGTCGTCGCGGGGCTCGCGCGGTCGCTCGGCCTCGCCCCGGCCGCTGGCGAGGCGGAGGCGGCCCTCGCCGCCTGGCTCGCGCGCGCGAGCGTGCCGGCCAGCCGGCGCGAGGCGTTCCTCGCGGCGTGCGGGCTCGACGCAGGGGCGGCGCGGCGGCTCGGCGAGGAGCTCGCGCTCGAGGCGCGGCTGCTCGACGGGGCCGCCCGAATGGTTCCCGACGGGCCGTCGTGGGAGGAGGGGCTGGCGCTCGCGGCCCGGCTCTCGGGAGCGTGGATCGAGGAGGCGCTCGCGGCGGGCGAGCGCGGAGGGTCGCGATGGGCAAGAGAGCTCGGGACGAAGACCGGCCCGCGGCGCCGGAAGGGCCGTTCAACGCGGCGTTCGCGCGGCTGA
- a CDS encoding YcaO-like family protein → MPTAPRPLRDGSLAEQLGVTRVARLTGLDRTGVEVASAIRPGAHVLQVTNGKGASFADATAGALLEATELWAAERAVVDVWDSAAGLATRHGAGVLVPPDALAPGEAEPGWASLRLGWRAGQDLLGGDLAFVPACAVHCPPAGGPLLGPALVPWTSNGMGAHEDLAAALLHALLEVTERDLLARALPEGFTEEALAARLLDRRSLARAAPRAGALAVRLEERGFGVHLLDASGDESSGGAALPCAAAVLVDHALGPVPLSAGYACRLGRDDALLAALLEAAQSRATEIHGAREDVALGDRHAAAGLAALLAATRPRRDAGRMPEGRTSREGGAAAGARAVLSRLRRAAVERAVAVALDAPAGVHVVKVLVPGFACSELL, encoded by the coding sequence ATGCCCACAGCCCCCCGTCCCCTTCGGGACGGCTCCCTCGCCGAACAGCTCGGCGTGACCCGCGTCGCGCGCCTCACGGGCCTCGACCGCACCGGCGTGGAGGTCGCGAGCGCGATCCGGCCGGGCGCGCACGTCCTCCAGGTCACGAACGGCAAGGGGGCGTCCTTCGCGGACGCCACCGCCGGCGCGCTGCTCGAGGCGACCGAGCTGTGGGCCGCCGAGCGCGCCGTGGTCGACGTGTGGGACAGCGCCGCCGGGCTGGCCACGCGCCACGGCGCCGGCGTCCTGGTGCCGCCGGACGCCCTCGCGCCCGGGGAGGCCGAGCCGGGCTGGGCGTCGCTGCGCCTCGGCTGGCGAGCCGGGCAGGATCTCCTCGGCGGCGACCTCGCCTTCGTCCCGGCGTGCGCCGTCCATTGCCCGCCCGCGGGGGGGCCGCTGCTCGGGCCGGCCCTGGTGCCGTGGACATCGAACGGGATGGGGGCGCACGAGGACCTCGCGGCGGCGCTCCTGCACGCGCTGCTGGAGGTGACCGAGCGCGACCTCCTCGCGCGCGCGCTGCCGGAGGGGTTCACGGAGGAGGCCCTCGCGGCGCGGCTGCTCGACCGCCGGTCCCTCGCGCGCGCGGCCCCGCGGGCCGGGGCGCTCGCCGTGCGCCTGGAGGAGCGCGGCTTCGGGGTGCACCTCCTCGACGCCTCGGGCGACGAGTCGAGCGGCGGCGCCGCGCTACCCTGCGCCGCCGCCGTGCTCGTGGACCACGCGCTGGGCCCGGTCCCCCTCTCGGCCGGCTACGCCTGCCGGCTCGGCCGCGACGACGCGCTCCTCGCCGCGCTCCTCGAGGCGGCGCAGTCTCGCGCGACCGAGATCCACGGCGCCCGCGAGGACGTCGCGCTCGGAGACCGCCACGCGGCGGCCGGCCTCGCCGCGCTGCTCGCGGCGACGCGACCCCGGCGCGACGCGGGGCGCATGCCCGAGGGGCGCACCTCCCGCGAGGGCGGCGCCGCAGCCGGCGCGCGCGCCGTCCTCTCCCGGCTCCGGCGCGCCGCCGTCGAGCGGGCGGTGGCGGTCGCGCTGGACGCCCCCGCCGGCGTGCACGTGGTGAAGGTGCTCGTCCCCGGCTTCGCCTGCTCGGAGCTCCTGTGA